A genome region from Streptomyces sp. S4.7 includes the following:
- a CDS encoding bifunctional phosphatase PAP2/diacylglycerol kinase family protein: MSDIYAGRTPVDPGTRSRIAALLTGWDQRVFSSAADRHWPGAGPVLPRLSRSANHGLLWFGAAAGIALIGRGQRSRRAALRGVASLAVASAAINTVGKRSVRRRRPVLDAVPVIRQLKRQPITTSFPSGHAASAAAFATGVALESKGWGAVVAPIAFSVAASRVYTGVHYPSDVLVGAALGVGAAYAVRGIVPTRSQLPSPGRPHAQAPVMPGGEDMVIVVNRASGSSDAAGALHDALPLAEFVECDPEQVNTELEKAAERCRALGIVGGDGTVNRAAVVAARHGLPLAVFPGGTLNHFAYDLGIEDFHDTCRAMAEGDAVRVDLGRFTGPDGVSGHFLNTFSLGVYPELVRVREHWGPRIGGWPAGVLAAVKVLRGQHQLEAEFEGRQRSLWMLFAGNGIYQRFGFTPGHRLDLADGLLDVRVVHGGSFPSLRLLAAAAAGPLSRSPVHAAERMRRVRIKGIAPGTPLAFDGEVAEAPAELTIDKANEGLTVYRPRAFQ, from the coding sequence ATGTCTGACATCTACGCGGGACGCACCCCGGTCGATCCCGGCACCCGGAGCCGGATCGCCGCCCTGCTCACCGGCTGGGACCAGCGGGTCTTCAGCTCGGCGGCGGACCGGCACTGGCCGGGCGCCGGCCCTGTGCTGCCCCGGCTCAGCCGCTCGGCCAACCACGGTCTCCTCTGGTTCGGCGCCGCCGCCGGAATCGCCCTCATCGGGCGCGGGCAGCGCTCCCGCCGCGCCGCCCTGCGCGGGGTGGCCTCGCTGGCCGTCGCTTCGGCGGCCATCAACACCGTCGGCAAGCGGTCGGTACGCCGCCGGCGGCCCGTCCTGGACGCCGTACCGGTCATCAGGCAGCTGAAGCGGCAGCCGATCACCACCTCCTTCCCGTCCGGGCACGCGGCGTCGGCCGCCGCCTTCGCCACGGGGGTCGCCCTGGAGTCGAAGGGCTGGGGGGCGGTGGTGGCGCCGATCGCGTTCTCCGTCGCGGCGTCCCGCGTCTACACCGGCGTGCACTACCCGAGCGACGTGCTGGTGGGCGCCGCGCTCGGGGTGGGCGCGGCGTACGCGGTTCGGGGCATCGTGCCGACCCGCTCGCAGCTGCCGTCGCCGGGCCGGCCCCACGCGCAGGCACCGGTCATGCCGGGCGGCGAGGACATGGTGATCGTCGTCAACCGGGCATCGGGCTCGTCGGACGCGGCGGGGGCGCTGCACGACGCGCTGCCGCTGGCGGAGTTCGTGGAGTGCGACCCCGAGCAGGTGAACACGGAGCTGGAGAAGGCGGCGGAGCGCTGCCGCGCGCTGGGCATCGTCGGCGGTGACGGCACGGTCAACCGGGCCGCGGTGGTCGCCGCCCGGCACGGGCTGCCGCTGGCGGTGTTCCCCGGCGGCACGCTGAACCACTTCGCGTACGACCTCGGGATCGAGGACTTCCACGACACGTGCCGCGCGATGGCGGAGGGTGACGCGGTCCGCGTGGACCTCGGTCGGTTCACCGGTCCCGACGGGGTCAGCGGGCATTTCCTCAACACCTTCAGCCTGGGTGTGTATCCGGAGCTGGTGCGTGTGCGGGAGCACTGGGGGCCGCGGATCGGCGGCTGGCCCGCCGGGGTGCTGGCGGCGGTCAAGGTGCTGCGCGGCCAGCATCAGCTGGAGGCGGAGTTCGAGGGCCGGCAGCGGTCCCTGTGGATGCTGTTCGCCGGGAACGGCATCTACCAGCGTTTCGGGTTCACGCCCGGCCACCGGCTCGACCTGGCCGACGGTCTGCTGGACGTGCGCGTCGTGCACGGCGGCAGCTTCCCGAGCCTGCGGCTGCTGGCCGCGGCGGCGGCCGGTCCGCTGAGCCGCTCGCCGGTGCACGCGGCGGAGCGGATGCGGCGGGTGCGGATCAAGGGGATCGCGCCGGGTACGCCGCTGGCCTTCGACGGCGAAGTGGCGGAGGCACCGGCCGAGTTGACGATCGACAAGGCGAACGAGGGGCTGACGGTCTACCGCCCGCGCGCCTTCCAGTGA
- a CDS encoding GNAT family N-acetyltransferase, translating into MDSETPPFLQTPRLRLRDCVEADLDRLLALDNDPGVKRFIDGGVPAAPETFRSEALPRLLGRGFWAAEEPSTGEWLGWFELRPLNDTGREVVELGYRLHRAVWGRGYATEGARALVHKAFTELGTERITANTMTVNTGSRRVLEKAGLRYLRTYFEEWPEVIDGSEQGDVEYALTREDWRRAAGE; encoded by the coding sequence ATGGACTCCGAGACCCCGCCCTTTCTCCAGACCCCGCGGCTGCGCCTGCGCGACTGCGTCGAGGCCGACCTCGACCGTCTCCTCGCCCTGGACAACGACCCCGGTGTGAAGCGCTTCATCGACGGCGGCGTGCCAGCCGCGCCCGAGACGTTCCGGTCCGAGGCCCTGCCCCGGCTGCTCGGCCGCGGCTTCTGGGCGGCGGAGGAGCCGTCCACCGGCGAGTGGCTCGGCTGGTTCGAACTGCGCCCGCTCAACGACACCGGCCGGGAGGTGGTGGAGCTCGGCTACCGGCTCCACCGGGCGGTGTGGGGCCGGGGGTACGCGACGGAGGGGGCGCGCGCGCTCGTACACAAGGCGTTCACCGAGCTGGGCACGGAGCGGATCACGGCGAACACGATGACGGTCAACACCGGGTCCCGGCGGGTGCTGGAGAAGGCCGGGCTGAGGTATCTCCGTACGTACTTCGAGGAATGGCCGGAGGTCATCGACGGCTCGGAGCAGGGGGATGTGGAGTACGCGCTCACACGCGAGGATTGGCGACGCGCCGCCGGTGAGTGA
- a CDS encoding aminotransferase class I/II-fold pyridoxal phosphate-dependent enzyme, translated as MATAGTAGTPGPVHEGRGPVRYGPLAPDVGLPALPELVAVLADAADRTSPEPPGGGPVLREAACGYWSRRGLPTHPQEAAVAAGPQPLLLALLAAHGGDILMPRPHPASWAPQARLLGRPVFQVPTPAECGGVPDPYALLETVRRVRAEGGTPRLLLLSIADDPTGTVAPPELLREACEAAVGESMHIISDETWRDTLHRPHESVPLSPAEMWPDDVTVFFDLAGAFTPASWPAAVARFPATSGGAVRRARTLDRLTALGALVAGPVAAAAAHALDEPPAVTGRVAAATALHARVAGAVHHAVLTAGALTRPPQAGRHLYADLGPARRGLAARGVGDSMELEEFLGERLGIQVPGGHRFGDELGALRVRLATGPLLGSTPEERTESLTAADPLELPHVAEALRVLTTVLAEALEPR; from the coding sequence ATGGCGACGGCGGGAACGGCGGGGACTCCTGGGCCGGTCCACGAGGGACGCGGTCCCGTACGGTACGGGCCACTGGCCCCGGACGTCGGCCTGCCGGCGCTGCCCGAACTCGTCGCCGTACTCGCGGACGCGGCGGACCGTACGTCGCCGGAGCCGCCCGGTGGCGGGCCCGTCCTGCGCGAGGCCGCCTGCGGCTACTGGTCGAGACGCGGCCTGCCCACGCACCCCCAGGAGGCCGCGGTGGCGGCGGGCCCGCAGCCGCTGCTCCTCGCGCTCCTCGCCGCCCACGGCGGCGACATCCTGATGCCCCGCCCTCACCCGGCCTCCTGGGCGCCGCAGGCCAGACTCCTGGGGCGGCCCGTCTTCCAGGTGCCGACACCCGCGGAGTGCGGCGGCGTACCCGATCCCTACGCCCTCCTGGAGACGGTGCGCCGGGTACGGGCCGAGGGCGGCACACCACGGCTCCTGCTGCTCTCGATCGCCGACGACCCGACCGGCACCGTCGCCCCGCCCGAGCTTCTCAGGGAGGCGTGCGAGGCCGCCGTCGGTGAGAGCATGCACATCATCAGCGACGAGACGTGGCGCGACACCCTGCACCGGCCGCACGAGAGCGTGCCGCTCAGCCCCGCCGAGATGTGGCCCGACGACGTCACGGTCTTCTTCGACCTGGCGGGCGCGTTCACCCCGGCGTCGTGGCCCGCCGCCGTCGCGCGCTTCCCCGCCACGTCCGGCGGCGCCGTGCGCAGGGCCAGGACGCTGGACCGTCTCACCGCGCTGGGCGCGCTCGTCGCGGGGCCGGTCGCCGCCGCCGCGGCCCACGCGCTGGACGAGCCGCCGGCCGTGACCGGGCGGGTCGCCGCCGCGACGGCGCTGCACGCGCGCGTGGCGGGCGCCGTGCACCACGCCGTGCTCACCGCCGGAGCGCTGACCAGACCGCCACAGGCGGGCCGCCACCTCTACGCGGACCTCGGGCCCGCGCGCCGGGGTCTCGCCGCACGCGGGGTCGGCGACTCCATGGAACTCGAAGAGTTCCTGGGCGAACGGCTGGGCATCCAGGTCCCCGGCGGCCACCGGTTCGGCGACGAACTGGGCGCGCTGCGGGTGCGGCTCGCCACCGGACCGCTGCTCGGGTCGACCCCGGAGGAGCGAACGGAGTCCCTCACCGCGGCGGACCCGCTGGAACTGCCGCACGTGGCCGAAGCACTGAGGGTCCTGACGACGGTTCTGGCAGAGGCGCTCGAACCGCGCTGA
- a CDS encoding TIGR03086 family metal-binding protein, whose protein sequence is MDDPLLDRHGEALDLFTDRVHAVDADQWREGTPCTEWSVRDLVNHLTSEQLWVPPLVSEGRSMAEVGDAFDGDVLGEDPVATWDRAAAAARAAFAERGALERTVQLSYGVTPVAAYCSQMVLDAVVHTWDLSRGIGVNERLPRPLVDFALKEVEPYAGSLSGSGLFDAPLEPPPGADAQTRLLAMLGRETGPSAD, encoded by the coding sequence ATGGACGATCCACTGCTGGACCGGCACGGTGAGGCGCTCGACCTCTTCACGGACCGGGTGCACGCCGTCGACGCCGACCAGTGGCGGGAGGGGACGCCCTGTACCGAGTGGTCCGTGCGCGACCTGGTCAACCATCTGACGTCCGAGCAGCTCTGGGTGCCCCCGCTGGTGAGCGAGGGCCGGAGCATGGCCGAGGTGGGCGACGCCTTCGACGGCGACGTACTGGGAGAGGACCCGGTCGCCACATGGGACCGCGCCGCGGCGGCGGCGCGCGCCGCGTTCGCCGAGCGGGGAGCGCTGGAGCGCACCGTTCAGCTCTCGTACGGCGTGACCCCCGTCGCCGCCTACTGCTCGCAGATGGTGCTCGACGCCGTGGTCCACACCTGGGACCTGTCGCGTGGGATCGGTGTGAACGAGCGGCTGCCGCGTCCGCTGGTGGACTTCGCGCTGAAGGAGGTCGAGCCGTACGCGGGCAGCCTCTCGGGCAGCGGTCTGTTCGACGCCCCGCTGGAGCCACCGCCCGGCGCGGACGCGCAGACCCGCCTGCTGGCGATGCTGGGCCGCGAAACCGGCCCGTCCGCCGACTGA
- a CDS encoding VTT domain-containing protein, translating to MSQLPSESAQQAVTYPSLFLLVALGALVPVVPTGAVVSSAAVVAFHQTAPLALLYIFVVASFAAFLGDIALYWLGRRGVNSKNGSRWLAALERRVADDTLEEAQRKLREHGVTVLVLSRLVPAGRIPVMLACLVSRWPTTRFTKGALPACLAWAATYQLIGILGGSLFAEPWEGVVAAVALTVLISGGPALWRRLRGSGKGSDGKGGPTTGGRPVADGPAERDG from the coding sequence ATGAGCCAGTTGCCGTCGGAGTCTGCGCAGCAGGCGGTGACCTATCCGTCGCTGTTCCTGCTGGTGGCGCTGGGCGCCCTGGTGCCGGTGGTACCGACGGGCGCCGTGGTGAGTTCGGCGGCCGTGGTCGCCTTCCACCAGACGGCGCCGCTCGCGCTGCTGTACATATTCGTCGTCGCCTCGTTCGCGGCGTTCCTCGGCGACATCGCGCTCTACTGGCTGGGACGGCGCGGGGTCAACTCGAAGAACGGCTCGCGCTGGCTGGCGGCGCTGGAGCGGCGGGTCGCGGACGACACGCTCGAGGAGGCACAGCGCAAGCTGCGGGAGCACGGCGTGACGGTGCTGGTGCTGTCGCGGCTGGTGCCGGCGGGGCGGATACCGGTGATGCTGGCGTGTCTGGTCAGCCGGTGGCCGACGACGCGGTTCACCAAGGGCGCGCTGCCGGCGTGCCTGGCGTGGGCGGCGACGTACCAGCTGATCGGGATCCTCGGCGGGTCGCTGTTCGCGGAGCCCTGGGAGGGTGTGGTGGCGGCGGTGGCGCTGACGGTGCTGATCAGCGGTGGCCCGGCGCTGTGGCGAAGGCTGCGGGGAAGCGGCAAGGGCTCGGACGGAAAGGGCGGCCCGACGACGGGCGGTCGCCCGGTCGCCGACGGTCCGGCGGAGCGGGACGGCTGA
- a CDS encoding MBL fold metallo-hydrolase, producing the protein MGNVITWWGHATCTVEDSGVRVLTDPLFARRLAHLRRRRGDVPPPEAAVADAVLVSHLHSDHLHLPSLAKLAPGTRLIVPRGARRAVPGLRRLDAVRRTGGLRITEVGAGDEVEIGPLWVRAVPAYHDGRRLPVGPQRSPALGYVITGERRTYFAGDTGLFDEMADVVGTVDVALLPVGGWGPHLGHGHLNADRAAEALRRLAPGAAVPVHYGTFWPIGLDGVRPHEFHSPGDEFVRLAARRAPSVAVHRLQHGESVRPGATL; encoded by the coding sequence TTGGGAAATGTCATCACCTGGTGGGGTCATGCCACCTGCACCGTCGAGGACTCCGGGGTCCGGGTGCTGACCGACCCCCTCTTCGCACGCCGGCTGGCGCATCTGCGCCGCCGGCGCGGTGACGTGCCGCCGCCGGAGGCCGCCGTGGCCGACGCCGTGCTGGTCTCGCATCTGCACTCCGACCATCTGCACCTGCCGTCGCTGGCGAAGCTCGCGCCGGGCACCCGGCTGATCGTGCCGCGGGGCGCGCGGCGGGCGGTTCCCGGACTGCGGCGGCTGGACGCCGTCAGACGGACGGGCGGTCTGCGGATCACCGAGGTCGGGGCGGGCGACGAGGTGGAGATCGGACCGCTGTGGGTACGGGCGGTGCCCGCGTACCACGACGGGCGCCGGCTGCCGGTGGGGCCGCAGCGCTCCCCCGCGCTCGGCTATGTGATCACCGGTGAGCGCCGGACGTACTTCGCGGGCGACACCGGCCTCTTCGACGAGATGGCGGACGTCGTGGGCACGGTCGACGTGGCGTTGCTGCCGGTGGGCGGCTGGGGGCCGCATCTGGGCCACGGTCATCTGAACGCCGACCGGGCGGCCGAGGCACTGCGCCGCCTCGCTCCGGGCGCGGCGGTGCCGGTGCACTACGGCACGTTCTGGCCGATCGGCCTGGACGGGGTCAGACCGCACGAATTCCATTCGCCGGGCGATGAGTTCGTCCGCCTCGCGGCCCGGCGCGCGCCCTCAGTCGCCGTGCACCGGCTTCAGCACGGCGAGAGTGTGCGGCCGGGAGCCACCCTGTGA
- a CDS encoding class I SAM-dependent methyltransferase: MARETAVYTHGHHESVLRSHRWRTAENSAAYLLPELRSGLEVLDVGCGPGTITADLAELVTPGTVTAVDAVADVLERAAETVAARELANVRFAVADVHALDFPDDSFDVVHAHQVLQHVGDPVQALREMRRVCRPGGVVAARDSDYGAFTWFPVSPELEGWQELYRRVARANGGEPDAGRRLRSWARHAGFTDITSTAAAWCFATPEERAWWSGLWAERTTASVYAELAVRGGHATDERLTGIAAAWRAWGADPDAWFMVPHGEVLCRV, from the coding sequence ATGGCACGAGAGACCGCCGTCTACACCCATGGTCACCACGAGTCGGTCCTGCGCTCGCACCGCTGGCGGACGGCGGAGAACTCGGCGGCGTATCTGCTTCCCGAACTCCGTTCCGGACTGGAGGTGTTGGACGTGGGCTGCGGTCCCGGCACCATCACGGCCGATCTGGCGGAGCTGGTGACGCCCGGCACCGTGACCGCGGTGGACGCGGTGGCGGACGTGCTGGAGCGGGCCGCGGAGACGGTCGCGGCGCGCGAACTGGCCAATGTCCGCTTCGCGGTCGCCGACGTCCACGCGCTGGACTTCCCGGACGACTCCTTCGACGTCGTCCACGCCCACCAGGTGCTCCAGCACGTCGGGGACCCCGTGCAGGCGCTGCGCGAGATGCGCCGTGTGTGCAGGCCGGGAGGCGTTGTCGCGGCGCGCGACAGCGACTACGGCGCGTTCACCTGGTTCCCCGTGTCGCCGGAGCTGGAGGGCTGGCAGGAGCTGTACCGCCGGGTCGCCCGCGCCAACGGCGGCGAACCGGACGCGGGCCGCCGGCTCCGCTCCTGGGCCCGCCACGCGGGCTTCACCGACATCACGTCCACGGCGGCGGCATGGTGCTTCGCCACCCCGGAGGAACGCGCGTGGTGGAGCGGCCTGTGGGCGGAGCGGACGACGGCGTCGGTCTACGCCGAGCTCGCGGTGCGCGGCGGCCACGCGACCGACGAGCGCCTCACCGGCATCGCGGCGGCGTGGCGCGCGTGGGGCGCCGACCCCGACGCGTGGTTCATGGTCCCGCACGGCGAAGTCCTGTGCCGGGTCTGA
- a CDS encoding VOC family protein: protein MEILGTTLRICVDDLETSVAFYERLTGSPALRFERGGVSVAAVSCFLLMSGPAEEIEVLRKVTATIAVKDVDEAYTALTGVGAQVLAGPVPTPAGRNLIALHPDGSVFEYADRNPVTGG from the coding sequence ATGGAAATCCTGGGAACCACGCTGCGCATCTGCGTCGACGACCTGGAGACCTCGGTCGCGTTCTACGAACGACTGACCGGTAGCCCCGCGCTCCGTTTCGAGCGCGGCGGGGTCTCCGTCGCCGCCGTCAGTTGCTTCCTGTTGATGAGCGGTCCTGCCGAGGAGATCGAGGTGCTGCGCAAGGTCACCGCCACGATCGCCGTCAAGGACGTCGACGAGGCGTACACCGCGCTCACGGGCGTCGGCGCCCAGGTCCTCGCGGGCCCGGTCCCCACACCGGCCGGCCGCAACCTGATCGCCCTGCACCCGGACGGCTCGGTCTTCGAGTACGCGGACCGCAACCCGGTCACAGGCGGCTGA